Genomic segment of Bacteroides intestinalis DSM 17393:
GGAAGATTGGGAACCGCTGTTCATCAATATGAATGACGGGTCTAATGAGGGTATCAGACATAAACGGAATCCCTGGTTCTCTGCACAATTCCATCCGGAAGCTGCCAGTGGACCGACGGATACGGAGTTTTTGTTTGATGAGTTCGTGAAACTGCTGTAATCACTTATAAACGTACAATAAATGAAAGAAAACAATATAAAGAAAGTCCTGCTACTCGGTTCCGGTGCACTGAAAATCGGTGAGGCAGGTGAGTTCGACTACTCTGGCAGTCAGGCACTCAAAGCTTTGAAAGAAGAAGGTATCTACACCGTTCTTATCAACCCGAACATCGCTACCGTGCAGACTTCGGAAGGCGTTGCCGACCAGATTTACTTCCTGCCTGTCACTCCTTATTTTGTAGAGAAAGTCATCGAAAAAGAACGTCCGGATGGTGTTATGCTCGCCTTTGGTGGGCAAACGGCACTGAACTGCGGTGTCGCCCTTTACAAAGACGGAGTTTTTGAGAAATATGGTGTAAAAGTTCTCGGTACTCCCGTACAAGCCATTATCGATACGGAAGATCGTGAGATTTTCGTTCATAAACTGAATGAAATCAATGTAAAGACTATTAAAAGCGAAGCCGTAGAAAATGCTATTGATGCCCGTCGTGCTGCTGCCGAACTGGGTTATCCGGTGATTGTCCGCGCTGCATACGCGCTTGGTGGACTGGGTTCCGGCTTCTGTGACAATGAAGAAGAACTGAATGTGCTGGTTGAGAAAGCTTTCTCTTTCTCCCCGCAGGTGCTTGTGGAAAAATCCTTGCGTGGATGGAAAGAAGTGGAGTATGAGGTGGTGCGCGACCGCTTTGACAACTGTATCACCGTCTGTAACATGGAGAACTTCGACCCGTTGGGCATTCATACGGGAGAGTCCATTGTTATCGCTCCGTCTCAGACGCTCAGTAACTCCGATTATCATAAGCTGCGCGAACTTGCTATCCGTATCATTCGCCACATCGGTATTGTAGGAGAATGTAATGTACAGTATGCATACGATCCTGAAAGTGAAGATTATAGAGTGATTGAGGTGAATGCCCGCTTGAGCCGTTCTTCCGCTCTGGCTTCTAAAGCTACGGGTTATCCGCTTGCTTTCGTTGCTGCAAAACTCGGCCTTGGATACGGATTATTCGACCTGAAGAATTCTGTGACAAAAACCACAAGTGCTTTCTTTGAACCTGCATTGGATTATGTGGTCTGCAAAATACCCCGTTGGGACTTGGGTAAGTTCCATGGTGTAGACAAGGAACTGGGTTCCAGCATGAAGTCAGTTGGCGAAGTGATGGCTATCGGCCGTACTTTTGAAGAAGCCATTCAGAAAGGTCTGCGTATGATAGGACAGGGGATGCATGGTTTCGTGGAAAATAAGGAACTTGTTATCTCTGATATAGACAAGGCGCTCCGTGAACCGACGGATAAGCGTATCTTTGTCATATCCAAAGCTTTCCGTGCCGGATATACCGTTGATCAGGTGCACGAACTGACGAAGATCGATAAGTGGTTCCTGGAGAAGCTGATGAACATCATGAACACCAGCAAAGAGTTGGAGCAGTGGAGCAAGAACCACAAACAGATAGCCGATCTGCCTTTTGAATTGCTGAAAAAAGCCAAGGTACAAGGTTTTTCCGATTTCCAGATAGCCCGCGCCATCGGTTATGAAGGGGACATGGAAGACGGTATCCTCTATGTGCGCAATCATCGTAAGAGTGTCGGCATAGTTCCTGTAGTGAAGCAGATAGATACTCTTGCTGCCGAATATCCTGCACAGACTAATTATCTGTATCTGACGTACAGTGGCATTGCTAATGATGTTCATTACCTCGGTGATCGTAAATCCATCGTTGTACTCGGTTCCGGTGCGTATCGTATCGGGTCTTCCGTAGAGTTTGACTGGTGCGGTGTGCAGGCACTGAATACCATCCGTAAAGAGGGGTATCGCAGCGTTATGATCAACTATAATCCCGAAACCGTATCTACGGACTACGATATGTGCGACCGCCTCTACTTCGATGAACTTACCTTCGAACGGGTAATGGATATCCTTGAACTGGAAAATCCGCACGGGGTGATTGTTTCTACCGGTGGTCAGATACCGAATAACCTTGCCCTTCGACTTGATGCGCAGAAGGTACCTATCCTCGGTACTTCCGCCAAAAGCATTGACAATGCTGAAGACCGTGAGAAGTTCTCCGCCATGCTGGATCGTATCGGTGTAGACCAGCCTCGCTGGCGTGAGCTTACGAGCATGGACGACATCAACGAGTTTGTGGAAGAAGTAGGTTTCCCGGTACTTGTGCGTCCGTCGTATGTGCTTTCAGGTGCTGCAATGAACGTTTGTTCCAATCAGGAAGAATTGGAACGCTTCCTGCAACTTGCGGCCAATGTATCGAAGAAGCATCCGGTGGTTGTCAGCCAGTTCATCGAACATGCCAAGGAGGTGGAGATGGATGCGGTGGCACAGAACGGAGAAATTGTGGCATACGCTATCTCTGAACATATTGAGTTTGCCGGGGTACATTCGGGCGATGCTACGATTCAATTTCCGCCTCAGAAGCTTTATGTGGAGACGGTACGCCGCATTAAGCGTATCAGTCGTGAGATTGCACGCGAACTGAATATTTCCGGTCCGTTCAATATCCAGTATCTGGCCCGTGAGAATGACATTAAGGTGATTGAATGTAACCTGCGTGCATCCCGTAGTTTCCCGTTCGTCAGCAAGGTGCTGAAGATAAATCTTATCGAATTGGCTACGAAGGTGATGTTGGGGCTTCCGGTAGAAAAGCCGAATAAGAATCTCTTTGAGTTGGATTATGTAGGCATTAAGGCAAGCCAGTTCTCTTTCAATCGTTTACAAAAGGCCGACCCGGTGTTGGGGGTGGATATGGCATCTACAGGTGAGGTCGGTTGTATCGGAAGTGATACATCTTGTGCTGTGCTGAAGGCTATGCTTTCTGTAGGCTACCGCATACCGAAGAAGAATATCCTGCTTTCTACCGGTACACCGAAACAGAAGGTGGAAATGCTTTCCGCTGCCCGTCTGCTTCAGCAAAAAGGGTATAAGCTCTTTGCAACGGGAGGTACCAGTAAGTTCCTTACGGAAAACGGGGTGGAGAATACGCAGGTGTATTGGCCCAGTGAGACCAACCAACAGCCGCAAGCGTTGGATATGCTGCACAAAAAGGAGATCGACATGGTGGTGAATATTCCGAAGAACCTTACTGCAGGTGAGTTGAGCAACGGATATAAGATTCGTCGTGCCGCTATCGACCTGAATGTTCCACTGATTACAAATGCCCGCCTGGCAAGTGCTTTCATCAATGCTTTCTGTACGATGACGCTGGATGATCTGGCAATTAAATCGTGGGCGGAGTATAAATAATCTCTGTATAACAAAGTGATAGCGCCCCGTTACATTGCGAAGATGTGACGGGGCTTTTGTTTTTATATGCTGCAAAACATATTCCTATTTCTTGCTGATTCAGAATAAATAATCTTTCTTTGTACCAGCACAGTTCAGCACAGTTGGCTGCGTCATTCTTACTTTGATTAAACCTGTTATACGCAATATGAAAACAATTTTCGGGCAACAAACGACGAAGGTGAAACAACTGGCCGATTTGATCAGCCAGGACATTTCCATGGGACGTTACAAGACGGATACCGCCCTGCCTTCCATCAATCAGCTGAGCCACGATTATAAAGTTTCCCGCGATACGGTTTTTAAAGCTTTTATTGATCTGAAAGAGCGGGGGATTATCGACTCTACTCCTGGTAAAGGTTACTATGTGGTGAACCGTCAGAAAAATATCTTGTTGCTGCTCGATGAATATTCACCTTTTAAAGATACGCTGTATAACAGTATCATCCGCCGTCTTTCCACGCGTTATAAGGTAGACCTGTGGTTTCATCAGTATAACGAAGCATTGTTCAATGCTATTCTTCGCGATTCCATTGGCCGTTATAATAAGTACGTGGTAATGAACTTCGATAACGAAAAAATTTCTCCTTATCTCTATAAGATAGACTCTTCCCGCCTGTTGCTGCTTGATTTCGGGCAGTTTGATAAGCGGGAGTATTCATACATCTGTCAGGACTTCGGTGAGGCCTTTTACGCTGCTATGACTCAATTGGCAGATAGGTTGCAGAACTATCGCAAGCTTATCCTGTTTCTGGCACGGGAAAGTAAGCATCCCAAGGAGACGTGCGATTATTTCAGGAAATATTGTGCAGATCATCAATTGGAATGTGAGGTAATAGAGACATTGGACGACAGGGAAGTGCATTCCGGTGAAGCCTATATTGCCATCCGCCAAGTGGATGTGGTAGAGATTGTGAAGAAGAGCCGTGCGGCAGGTTTGACGTGTGGCGTTGATTTCGGCTTGATAGCCTATAATGATACGCCGGCTTATGAAGTGATTGATAAGGGAATAACAGTAATGAGTGTTGATTGGCAAAAGATGGGAATCCTGACGGCAGATTTCATATTGAGTGGCAAGCCCATACAGGTTTGTCTGCCGACGGAAGTAAATTTAAGAGGCTCTTTATAGCCTTTTTTTACAAACTTATTTCAGCACAGTTCAGCATAGATGATGTTTTATTAACCAAATAAATGATAGCATGAAAAAGTATCCGAAAATCGGGATTCGTCCCACTATCGACGGTCGCCAGGGTGGCGTACGTGAAAGCCTTGAAGAAAAAACAATGAATCTGGCTAAAGCAGTAGCCGAGTTGATCACCAGCAACTTGAAGAACGGTGACGGAAGTCCGGTGGAGTGTGTGATTTCAGACAGTACCATCGGTCGCGTAGCCGAAAGTGCGGTTTGTGCTGAGAAGTTTGAACGCGAAGGCGTGGGTTCTACTATCACAGTGACCTCTTGCTGGTGCTACGGTGCCGAGACTATGGATATGAATCCGTATTATCCGAAAGCTGTTTGGGGATTTAACGGCACGGAACGTCCGGGAGCTGTATATCTGGCAGCTGTACTGGCGGGACATGCACAAAAAGGATTACCTGCTTTTGGCATTTACGGACGTGATGTGCAGGATCTGGATGACAATTCCATCCCTGCCGACGTTGCAGAAAAACTGCTTCGTTTTGCACGTGCCGCACAGGCAGTAGCAACCATGCGCGGAAAATCTTATTTGTCGATGGGTAGCGTATCCATGGGTATTGCCGGCTCTATTGTAAACCCGGATTTCTTCCAGGAATATCTGGGTATCCGTTGCGAATCTGTAGACCTGACTGAAATTATCCGTCGTATGACTGAAGGTATCTATGATAAGGAAGAGTTCGCTAAAGCCATGGCATGGACAGAAAAGTATTGCAAGAAAAATGAGGGCAAGGATTTCAATATCCCCGCAAAGACCAAGACTCGTGAGCAAAAAGACGAAGATTGGGAATTCATTGTGAAGATGACTATCATTATGCGCGACCTTATGCAAGGCAATCCGAAACTTCGTGAAATGGGATTCAAGGAAGAAGCACTTGGACACAATGCCATTGCCGCCGGTTTCCAGGGACAACGCCAGTGGACCGATTTTTATCCGAATGGTGACTACTCCGAAGCTCTGCTGAATACTTCTTTTGACTGGAACGGTATCCGTGAAGCATACGTAGTAGCTACTGAAAACGATGCTTGCAACGGCGTAGCCATGCTCTTCGGTCATTTGCTGACAAACCGTGCACAGATATTCTCTGATGTACGTACATATTGGAGTCCTGAAGCAGTGAAACGCGTTACGGGTAAAGAATTGACAGGTTTGGCTGCTAACGGTATTATCCATTTGATTAACTCTGGTGCTACCACTCTGGACGGTACA
This window contains:
- a CDS encoding GntR family transcriptional regulator, with the translated sequence MKTIFGQQTTKVKQLADLISQDISMGRYKTDTALPSINQLSHDYKVSRDTVFKAFIDLKERGIIDSTPGKGYYVVNRQKNILLLLDEYSPFKDTLYNSIIRRLSTRYKVDLWFHQYNEALFNAILRDSIGRYNKYVVMNFDNEKISPYLYKIDSSRLLLLDFGQFDKREYSYICQDFGEAFYAAMTQLADRLQNYRKLILFLARESKHPKETCDYFRKYCADHQLECEVIETLDDREVHSGEAYIAIRQVDVVEIVKKSRAAGLTCGVDFGLIAYNDTPAYEVIDKGITVMSVDWQKMGILTADFILSGKPIQVCLPTEVNLRGSL
- the fucI gene encoding L-fucose isomerase, encoding MKKYPKIGIRPTIDGRQGGVRESLEEKTMNLAKAVAELITSNLKNGDGSPVECVISDSTIGRVAESAVCAEKFEREGVGSTITVTSCWCYGAETMDMNPYYPKAVWGFNGTERPGAVYLAAVLAGHAQKGLPAFGIYGRDVQDLDDNSIPADVAEKLLRFARAAQAVATMRGKSYLSMGSVSMGIAGSIVNPDFFQEYLGIRCESVDLTEIIRRMTEGIYDKEEFAKAMAWTEKYCKKNEGKDFNIPAKTKTREQKDEDWEFIVKMTIIMRDLMQGNPKLREMGFKEEALGHNAIAAGFQGQRQWTDFYPNGDYSEALLNTSFDWNGIREAYVVATENDACNGVAMLFGHLLTNRAQIFSDVRTYWSPEAVKRVTGKELTGLAANGIIHLINSGATTLDGTGQQTNAQGEPAMKPHWEISETEMEKCLEVTTWYPANRDYFRGGGFSSNFLSKGGMSVTMSRLNLVKGLGPVLQIAEGWTVEIDPEVHKLLDERTDRTWPTTWFVPRLCDKPAFEDVYSVMNNWGANHGAISYGHIGQDLITLASMLRIPVCMHNVDEKKIFRPAAWNAFGMDKEGADYRACTTYGPIYK
- the carB gene encoding carbamoyl-phosphate synthase (glutamine-hydrolyzing) large subunit — its product is MKENNIKKVLLLGSGALKIGEAGEFDYSGSQALKALKEEGIYTVLINPNIATVQTSEGVADQIYFLPVTPYFVEKVIEKERPDGVMLAFGGQTALNCGVALYKDGVFEKYGVKVLGTPVQAIIDTEDREIFVHKLNEINVKTIKSEAVENAIDARRAAAELGYPVIVRAAYALGGLGSGFCDNEEELNVLVEKAFSFSPQVLVEKSLRGWKEVEYEVVRDRFDNCITVCNMENFDPLGIHTGESIVIAPSQTLSNSDYHKLRELAIRIIRHIGIVGECNVQYAYDPESEDYRVIEVNARLSRSSALASKATGYPLAFVAAKLGLGYGLFDLKNSVTKTTSAFFEPALDYVVCKIPRWDLGKFHGVDKELGSSMKSVGEVMAIGRTFEEAIQKGLRMIGQGMHGFVENKELVISDIDKALREPTDKRIFVISKAFRAGYTVDQVHELTKIDKWFLEKLMNIMNTSKELEQWSKNHKQIADLPFELLKKAKVQGFSDFQIARAIGYEGDMEDGILYVRNHRKSVGIVPVVKQIDTLAAEYPAQTNYLYLTYSGIANDVHYLGDRKSIVVLGSGAYRIGSSVEFDWCGVQALNTIRKEGYRSVMINYNPETVSTDYDMCDRLYFDELTFERVMDILELENPHGVIVSTGGQIPNNLALRLDAQKVPILGTSAKSIDNAEDREKFSAMLDRIGVDQPRWRELTSMDDINEFVEEVGFPVLVRPSYVLSGAAMNVCSNQEELERFLQLAANVSKKHPVVVSQFIEHAKEVEMDAVAQNGEIVAYAISEHIEFAGVHSGDATIQFPPQKLYVETVRRIKRISREIARELNISGPFNIQYLARENDIKVIECNLRASRSFPFVSKVLKINLIELATKVMLGLPVEKPNKNLFELDYVGIKASQFSFNRLQKADPVLGVDMASTGEVGCIGSDTSCAVLKAMLSVGYRIPKKNILLSTGTPKQKVEMLSAARLLQQKGYKLFATGGTSKFLTENGVENTQVYWPSETNQQPQALDMLHKKEIDMVVNIPKNLTAGELSNGYKIRRAAIDLNVPLITNARLASAFINAFCTMTLDDLAIKSWAEYK